The nucleotide sequence TAATGCTTGACGCAAGCCATCATCGTATTGTTTTGAGCCAGATCATCGCCCTGATACCCATGCACCATAGCTTTGGCAATCTGACTGCCAAGGTAAGCATCTTCGCCCGAGCCTTCGGCGATACGGCCCCAGCGCGGATCACGGGCAATATCAACCATAGGAGAAAATGTCCAGTTGATTCCGTCGGAAGTTGCTTCATTGGCAGCTATCCGGGCCGACTGTTCAATCAGGGTCATATCCCACGAAGAAGCCAGTCCGAGTGGTATTGGGAAATTGGTTACATAACCGTGAATGACATCCATGCCAAAAAGCAGAGGAATCTTCAGTCGGCTCTTTTCGACTGCAACGCGTTGTATGGCCGCAATCTTTTCAACACCCTTGATATTAAAAAGCCCACCGACTTTACTCTCTTCCACTTTTTTGCCGATATCGGAGCTTTGGGCCTGCCCGGTTGTAAAATCCCCGGCAGAAGGCAGGTTTAACTGGCCCAGTTTCTCCGTCAGCGTCATTTGGGAGATTAGATTGGTAATGAACTGATCCATCTTCGGATCGGATTTGAAATAAAGTGATTTGTCAGGCAATGTTGCCAGCAGGTAAGACTGCTTCGTTTGTTTGACTGGCTGTTTCTTATTCTTCGGACTTACGGCCTGCAATTGGTATAATGCACAAAGCATCATGATGGAAACGAAAATCTTTTTCATGGTTCATCAATAGTTTTAAGGTTGGCACCCTATAAGTTGATAATATTATATTCTAATGTAAAAGCTATGTCGTAAAATGAATTCCGGTCATCATCACACCCACATTCCTAGTAACTAAATCCTAATCGGGTCAGTCCAGTTCGGATATCGCTGTTTTGCATAAATAGATTCCAAAGCAAAGCACTCCGGTAATTTTCAATCATCACCACCACAGGCCCCTGGTCAATGGCAAGGTAAGAATCGGCAAACCAGGGCTGGCTCAGGCAAAATGCATCCTTAAAGCCATATTCCCCCCACAACCTATCACCCAGCGTATAGTAGAAAAAATGTAAGGCGCGCATACTTTCTGCAGGCGTGTACGGAAATGATGACAAAGCTGCTGTCGGGGCAATTACTCCCACATCGTTGTTGGGTGACGATGCATTATATCCGTCAGGAACATCACTGGCGGTCAATCCCCAGCAACCGGAGCTGTATCCCCAGTATCCAAGTGGATTATCCACACAATAGAAGTGGTTTATCCTGGAATGAGCCACATTCTGGATCCAATAACCGGCATAGGTATCTGACAAATTTCTCGGATCAAGTCCCAGGAAGGAATAATGGGCAAAAAACAGAGGCCCGCCCCGGTTCTCACCTAACGGCAGGAGGGTATTGTAAAATATTCTTCCGTTACGGATATTTCCATTCTGAGCCCAGCCATTGTCATAAACCGCTTTTGCAATGGGAAAAGTCGGGGAAGAGGCTGCCAGCACATAGGCAATAAGCCCTTCGTTCCAACCGGTAATGGGCATATTCATCGCCCAACCGTAATCCGGAGACCAATGCCAGTAAAGCCGGTTCTGTCCATTTTGCTGAAACCAGGTCCATTCGACATTATGCCACAACTTCTGAATGGTGTCGCACATGTTTTTTTCAGTCTGAGATCCGTTTTTGAAATACTCCCTGACAGTTAGCAATCCCTGCATGAGAAAAGAGGTTTCAATCAGGTCGGCCCCATTATCTTTCGTACTGAATGGCTGTACCTTTCCTGTCGTCCCGTTAAGCCAATGAGGAAATGCTCCGTGAAATTTATCTGCCTTTTCGTTCAGAAATGTCACTATTTGGTTGAGTAAACCGAACCCCTGCCCCCGGGAGATAAATCCCCGCTCAATGGCCACTAGGGTAGCCATCAGGCCAAACCCACTCCCCCCGGTGGTAACTATATCTCCCGATCCCAAACGTTCGCGGGCCAGTCCTGACACCGGATGGGCATAGTTGTAAAAATATTTGTAAGTCTGGCGTTGTACCAGAGACAGTAGAGCATCGTCAGTAATCGTCTCATATTTTGGTGTGCTATCAATACCGGCAACCAGCTTCGCCTGAAAAGACGAAGCAACACTGCCTCCCAGATAATCACCCTTCAATATACTAAAGTCATAGGCAGTAAGAGCTTGCGGCCGTGATTCCGTTGTCAGGATCAGTGTCTTATTGTCAATTCCCCGACGATATGTATAATTATTGCCGAGTGTTCCCGAAAAAGAGACATAACCGGTATTCATTTCCGACAGCTCAATAGCAGACGAAAATACAATCCTGATCACGACAGGAGTGAGAGCAACTCCGGCTACTACTGAGTTATCTGAAATCCTGGCATTATTAATAAACAGGCTGTCAACGTACAATCGTGCCGGTTCCGAAGTTCCATTTTTGCTGCATGACCACCCTATCACAGCCAGAACCCCCAACGTTATGTAAATTAAATTCCGCATTATCTCTGCAATTGAAAACCGGAAGAGGGTTCCATGACCATTCCTCCGGTTTTCATCTTTTGAGTTGGTTACGCCTTTTACTGACCGTTATACATATTGTTTATTTCTGTCTGGGTAAGAGCCCTGTTGAATAATCTTAGATCATCCATTAAGCTGTTGTCAGACAAATGATCCCATCCTGTAAAGCGTGGCGCACCTGACATTATAGAAAGAATATCGCATCCGGTCCAGTCAACTCCGGTAAAACTACCCTGACTGACTACCTGACCATTGATATAGACAGCGCACTTTGTGGCCGAAATCGTAAATGCCAGGTGTATCCAACCGGTGGTAGTCGCCGTATCAACATCAGCAGCACTACCTCCGTCAAACCAGCTGTCTGCGCTACCGCTTCCTACGTTAAGTTTGAAACGCTGCTTTCCGGATGCATTTTCCCGGAAGAAACGGAATCCCGCATTCCTGTTGTTCATCGCTGTCGGGGCTGTCGCGTCTGGCGGACCAATAACCAAAATACCTGCACGGTCTGGCGTTGCATTTAACTTGTACCAGAAAGCGGCACTGAATTCACTTCCGGTCAGACCGGTAGTCGGATAGGTCAGGTAAGCACCGGTCGCTCCGGCATAAGCCTGACCGGTCCGTCCGTCAGCCAAACCCGGTGAGCCTACCATTGTGGCATTTTTACTACTGATCAGCTCTTTGTAATTCCCGTCAAACGGCATATAGAACGTCTCTCCGGTATATTTGGGCACATAAGGAGAGTCATAGGTTATGATATTTTGAATTTCAGCCTGAGAGAGCGCTTTATTGAAAATTCTCAACTCATCATAATAGCTATTATCTGATTTGTGATCCCAGTAAGAGAAGTTGGGTGCTCCTGATGCAATAGACATCATATCACAGTTAGCCCAGCTGATAGCACTTGAAGGCACTGACGTGGCTACCGCTCCGTTGATATAAACTACGCACTGGGTTGACGAAACAGTGAATGCCAGGTGAACCCAATCATTGGTTGGGAGCGTAATTGTTCCGCCATCATTCCAGGTTTCTCCTGTACCGGTACCCACATTGAGTTTAAACCGTTGGGAGGTGGCACTTCCTTCGCGGAAAAAGCGCAATCCGCTGGTTCTGACTTCTCCGGGAGGACTTATCGAGATAATACCAGCACGATCAGGCGAAGAATTGGGTTTATACCAGAAGGCTGCACTAAACTCTGCATTTTTCAGTCCAACTGCCGGAAATGTCAGATAAGAGTCTGTGGCTCCGGCATAAGCATTCAATCCCTTGAACGCGACACCGGCAAATCCCGGATTTCCGACCTTGGTCGCTGTCTGAAAACTAACCCGTTCCATATAATCGCCATCAAAAGGCATATAGAATATCTCTCCGGCAAAGACAGGTGTGTAAGGTGGTTTTTTCTCAAAATTAATTGTCTTATTTGTCACCTTTCCTGTAAGATCAGTGGCTTTTATGGTCAATACATGGACTCCATTGGTCAAATGGTCATAAAGGTATTCTTTCACGGCACGCCGATAGTCTTTAAATCCGCGGTAACCGATAAGTTTCGTTCCATCCATAATCACTGATATGGAATCCAGCTCGATATCATCCGTTACTTCAAACTGGATATTAATCGACGTGATCAGTTCGGGTACTTGTATCTTGGTTCCCTCTGTTGGATATTTCAGGGTAACAACAGGTGCATTTTCGTCAGCCCCGGGAGCAACCGGGGTGATAGGGTCTATGCCCTCATTACACGATGCAATCAGCAATGAGAACAACGCACTGATGGTTATATATCTAAACAATTTCATGGCATCTCATTTTTAAATGATTAAATCAAAACTCACTTTTTCAGAACCGGTAGCAGGTCAACCTGATTCTGTGGATAAGGCAGGAATATCTTGCTTTCGGCAAATGTGCGTCCGTCGTAGCTCAGTTCAGCATATTTACCTAATCTGACCATATCGTAGTAGCGTGTTCCCCACTCCATTGCCAGTTCTGCATATTTTTCATCCATCACCTGAGCATTTGTGACTGTTGACAAAGCCGGCATACCGGCTCTTGTCCTTACCGCATTGACTGCCTGAACGGCAGTCATCGCCGAACTGGATGCTCCTTGGGTTAATGCTTCGGCATGCATAAGCAATATTTCGGCATAACGGATACAGGTGAAATTTTTGTTGGTACCGTAATCGGTACGTCCCGGTGTCAGATCAACGGAAGGCAAATAGTGTTTTCCGCTGGCAAACATTGCCCTGGCATAGTCATTAATCCGGTCACCCGAACGGGTCGTATTTGAAATCCACGACGGAAGTGTAGCATATTTGGCATCTTTCTGAAGTTCGGCAATTCCTCTGTTTGTGAAAAGCACACTGGTTTCGAGACGAACCGTTTCGTTACGGTCAATCATAAACTTGATGTACTTCAGGCTCGGCTCGTAGAATCCCCAGCCATCACTGGCTCCGGTAACCTTAGGAGTCCATCCCTGCGGACCAAAGAAGGCAAACAGGTAACTTTTGACATCACCCGAACTTTTCCCGAAATCGGAATATTGAAGTTCAAGCAGATTTTCGTTATTGAGCTTTCCTTTCAACTTAAAGAGTTCGTAAAAATCCGACTCAAGGCTGAATTTTCCGGAACTAATAATCTGAGATGTTGCATCTGCCACAGTCTGGTATTTTTTCAGTTCAAGATTCGCAAGGGCTTTTATGGCCAATGCTGTATATTTGGTAACACCTCCTTTGATATCGGTCCGTTGGTTAGGGCGCATATCCGGCAGAAGGGGAATCGCCTCATCCATCTGATCAGAGATAAACTGCATGACCTGGTCTTTGCCCGGGGGAGTCGATACCAACAGCTCTGACGGATCAGACGTCTGCGGAGTAAATACAGCACCCCAAACCCGTGACAACTGGAACAACAGGAAAGCCCGAAGCGTCTTGGCTTCAGCAATATACTGATCGGCAAGCGCTTTGTCGGCAGTGCCGGTCGCTTTTGCTTTATACTGATTTATCTGTTCAATCGCAGAGTTGAATGTGAATATATCCTTGTATTCATTTTCCCATACCGAATTATACATCCAATAATCCTTATTGTAATTGTACTTATCTGTTTCGGCAAAATCCTGCTGGTCACCGAGTCCACCGGCATTCACATCATCTCCACGTACCGATATAAGTGGAAACTCTTCCCATCCCCTAACATAGAACTCGGCATAAGAACCTATAAGAGGTAATATCATATTACCGGTATTGGAATAATCGGTCTCTTCGGTAAAAGCCTTATTTTCGGCCGGTTCGTTCAGCAAATGATTACACGCTGTCGAAGTCGTTAACAACAAGACTACCACAGCTATCTTGATATAATTGATACTTTTCATGATTGCTTTGGTGTTTAGAATTTAACATTAAGCCCAATTGTATAAACAGCAGGTATCGGATAGGTTTGCCTGTCGATACCATCCGCCACTTCCGGATTGAATCCGTTATACTTAAACACTGTCAGTGGACGATCGGCCGTCAATGCTATCCGTGTTTCAGGTATCGGTGTACCCATTACTTTCTTGTTTTTGAGTGTGTAAGCCAGTTGTATATTCTGAATCCTGAAGAAGGAACCATCCTCTACAAAATAATTGCTCATCTTTTGATTCCAGCCCCGTCTCAATCCTGAAGAAGAGGGATATTTATTAGATGTACCTTCACCATGCCAACGGTTGATGGCAAGGTCTGCATCCATATTCTGATCATTGGTCCAGATAACCTCCCCACGTTTACGGTTGAGAATCTTATTACCACTTTGGCCCATCATATTAGCCGAAAGTTCGATATTTTTATAGGATACTCCCAGATTGAATCCGTAGGTAAATGAGGGGAAATAAGAACCCAGGATCACCCGGTCATCATCATCTATCTTTCCGTCTTTATTTTGGTCCTTATACTTGAAATCTCCCGGTACCAGTCCGTTTGCCACGGCTATAGGATCGGCCTGTATTTCGGCATTATTTTGATAAACACCTATTACTTCGCGTCCATAAAAAGCTAATAGCGGTTCGCCTACGATAGAGCGTTGACGGAATTCGGCCGATCCACCGTCAATATAGGGCTGTCCGTAAAGGTCCCGCACTTCATTCTTCAGTGTTGCAATATTTGCACCGATATTATACCCGATTCCATTAACCAGTTTGTCATTCCAACCAAGAGCCAGCTCTAGACCCGAGTTTCTGATTACCCCCACATTCTTAATCACAGTTCCACCGATTGCGGGAATAGTAACACTGATTGCAGCATTTTTGGTATCACGGACGTAATAATCGGCATCCACAGATAACCGGTTTTTAAGAAGTTTAGAGGTTATCCCTACATTCGTTTCTTCTGTAAGTTCCCATTTTAGGGATGAAAATGTATTGGCTGTTGTCGTTCCTGAAACCAGGACATTATTTATGGCAGTGGTGACCACCGAAGTAGTCGTTGCCCCGTCGCTGGCCTGAATTTTATCATTTCCCAAACGACCCCATCCGACACGCAACTTGAGGTAATCGATTGTCTTATTATCTTTCAGGAAATCTTCCTGCGATAATACCCAACCGGCACCCACTGTAGGGAAATACCCCCACTTTTGCTGGTATTTAGAGCTTCCGTCTGCTCTTATGGTACCATACAGCAGATATTTATCGCTGAAATTGTAGGATACTCTTCCAAAATAAGACATTCCGTATTGCCGGGTACCTTCATCGCTGACTCCATCTACCGGTTTGGTTTCGGACTGGCTGATATACCAGGCTTGCTCCTGATCAATCGGGAAGTTCAATCCTTTTGCACTAAGCTTGTTATAAGCCTCATCCCTGAATGAGCTTCCGGCCATGGCAGTCAGGTTATGCTCTCCGAATTTATTGGTATAGGTCAATATGTTATCCCATATCTGATTAGAATAAGTCAGTGAATTTTTCACCAGAGTGGCATCTACCCTCTGGAATCCGAGACTGATATAATACGGAAGATCAACATAGCGCTCATCCTGAGAGGTGAAGCTGTGATTATATGTTGATTTGAATGTTAAATGCTTTGGTATCAGGTCTAAGTTTACATAGAAATTGGCCAGCATTTTTTTTGTCTTAATCCGGTTTTCACTAAACCGGAGGGTGGGCATCGGATTCTGTCCGCTTCGATAACCCAGGTCCTGTGCACTGGCAAATTTAACCGGTGTTGCATTTACATTCAACTCATCATAAACCGGCAGAATGGGTACCGCCCAATAAGCGAGACTCCAGGCATCAGATTCTTCATCAAACTTTGTGGCATTACTGAAGATCATGTTACCACCAATGGTAAAGCGGTCAGTCGCTTTGTAATCGATCTTCGAACGAAGATTAAAGCGTTCATACTGGTTCTTCATATCCAGTATCCCCTTCTGAGCAAAGTAATTGGCTCCGACCGAATAAGAGGCTTTCTGGTCTCCTCCGGTAACATTCAGGCTATGATTCTGTATCGGTGCGACACGTAATATTTCTTTATACCAATCCGTGTTTACATCCGGTACATTAGGATTTATACGGCTGCGACCGTATCGCTGCATCGCACTCAGGATATAACCGGCATCAGCTGACGAACCAGACTCAAGCGCCATGGTGGTATATTGTTCTGCATTTGCCATTTTCAACACATTCTGAGCAACCTGCACCCCATAATATCCATCGTATGAAATCTCACTCTTTTGATTGTAGGTACCGGATCTGGTCTCTATCAGCACCACTCCGTTGGCTGCACGGACCCCATAAATTGCTGATGCCGATGCATCCTTCAGCACGGAGATGGAAGCAATGTCTGATGAGTTCAGAAAATCGATGTTATCGAAGAATACACCATCTACTACATACAACGGATTTTCATTTCCTTTTCCGGGATATGACCCTATCCCCCGTACGCGGATAGTTGGAGATCCTCCCGGTGCACCGCTGCTTACGACTTGTAATCCTGCAACTTTTCCCTGTAGTGCCTGCATGGCCTGTCCGGCTGGTGTTTTAATCAGCTCATCGGATTTAATGGTCGAAATTGCTGACGTCAGGTCTTTGACCTTTTGGGTACCATAACCGACCACCAGCACTTCTCCTAAGCCATGAGTTGTACTTTCAAGGAAAACATTGACCACAGAACGGCCGTTTAAAGCCTGCGATACAGAGGTCATTCCCACATACGAAAATACAAGTGTAGCATCCGATGGCACATTAGCCAATGAATAGTTTCCATTGTAATCCGTTACTGTACCTGTCGTAGTGCCTTTCACCACAACAGTCACTCCAATCAACGTCTCTTTAGTTGCGTTGTCTTTCACAGAACCCGATACGGTAATCAGTTTCTGGGCGAATGAAGATATGCAGCCCGCCAATATAATCAGCAAGACTAGCCCAATCCTTTTTTCCATAGTGAACTTGATTTAGGGTATTAGTTTTTGTAGTAAAATCCCAGAGATGAAAGCCCTTTCTTTATTTCATCATTCTGCATAAATAGTTTCCAGAGAAGTTCTGACCGGTAGTTCTCTATCATAACGGCCGTTGGGCCCTGATCGATGGCCAGATAAGAGTGAACGACCTGTTGTCCGTCAACAAGCGAGAGATTAAATGCGTCGTAAAATCCATACGGGCCGAATATCCGGTCCCCGAGTTGCTCATAGAAGTACCGGTAAACCGGCAATACCAGTTCGGGGGTATAGGGTAATGAGGATAAAGCTGCCGTTGGTGATATCGTCCCGTTTTCATCGTTCGTGCCGGGATGGTGGGAGGTATAACCGACCAAAGGATCATCGGAAGAGGTAAATCCCCAGCAATTAGCACCATATTCCTTCCATTTTTTCGGATTATCCAGGGCATAAGCCCGGTGAATAAGGACATGCGCCCGGTTTCTCTCCCAATAGTCGGCATACTTATCCTTAAGTCCTTTCGGGTTTAGTCCGAGGAAAGAATAATGTGTAAAAAACAATGGACCTCCCAGTTCCATACCCAGGGGGAGTCGTATTCCGTAATATGTTTTACCATTAAGGAAATAGTCCGATTTTGTATAACAGGCATGATAAACGTCAGGGCGGATCGGATAGGTTGGGGACGATGCAGCCAGGATATAGGTAATGAGCGTTTCATCAAAGCCCTTAATGCGGTGATTCATCTTCCAGCCCCAGTTTTTAGACCAGTGCCAGTATAGAGAATCGGTATCCCGGGTGTACCAGTTCCACTCTACACTTTTCCAGAGCTTATTGATCCGGTATGATAGATCCTGTTCTTCATCATTGCCCGCTTTAAAATATTGCCGGGCAGTCAGAAGCCCCTGCATTAGAAATGCAGTTTCGACCAGATCTCCGCCGTCATCATAGCGGCTGAAGCTAAACGGAGCAGCCGTGTTACCGTTATACCAATGTGCCCAGGCTCCATGAAAACGTTCGGCCCGTTCAAGGAAAGTTACGATTTGTTGTATCTTCAGGAAAACCTTTTCGCGGGGATAGTAATTTCGTTCGGCTGCAGCTATCAGCGCCATTATTCCAAACCCGGTACCGCCTGTGGTCACAATATCCCCATGAGGATCATTACTCCGTTCCCGGGCCATACCGCAGTCGGGGTGTGACAACTCCATAAAGTAACGGGTAGTATATCGCTGCACCATATCGAGCAATTCACTATCATTCATCCTCCGGGTGGTAGCTTCAACCTGAAACTTCTCAGCATCAGGGTTCGACACCGACATCCCTTTGGGCATAATTCTAAAGAGAAGTTTGCTGTTTTGCTCCTTGTTTTTCAGAAAACAGAGATATTCCTTCCCTGATGTTTCTCCATGCTTTCGGAAATGCTTTCCATCATCAGCCGAAACATAAATTTCATAGATAAAAGCATGAGGATTGTCAATCATTAGCTCAACATGGCTCTGATATCCCCGGGCTTGTAGTTTTCCCGGAATGGCAAACCGCACCTGCCCACATACAACGACCAGAGGGATAACTAATCCCAACAGTAAGTAAAAGTAAAACTTCTTCATAAACTGACTTGTATTTCAAAAGAAACAGAAGCTTAGCTCATGAAGTTGCCACCTGCAATTCTACTTTGAAATGAGCATTTATTCTATTTCTCCAACCAAAAATCCCAGCAAAGCCCCATAGATTAACAAATTACAATACCGGGGCAAAATAGTAAAGACCTAAAAAAGAAACAACACAATCAGAAAGAAATCTTGTACTATAACAACACTCAAATACATATTGTTTTTTTAACGGATTAGGATGATCCGAAAATTCATAACTTAAAGGCTCTTATTTTACAAACCAAAGGCAGTACTTAAACAGATAGTGAGAAGATCGTTACTAGATATTCAGAATAGATTCGGGAAATTAGAAAGAGGAAAAAGTCAAAAAGAGGAGCTGAAATTACACAAAAAAAGCGGCT is from Parabacteroides sp. FAFU027 and encodes:
- a CDS encoding SusC/RagA family TonB-linked outer membrane protein, which gives rise to MEKRIGLVLLIILAGCISSFAQKLITVSGSVKDNATKETLIGVTVVVKGTTTGTVTDYNGNYSLANVPSDATLVFSYVGMTSVSQALNGRSVVNVFLESTTHGLGEVLVVGYGTQKVKDLTSAISTIKSDELIKTPAGQAMQALQGKVAGLQVVSSGAPGGSPTIRVRGIGSYPGKGNENPLYVVDGVFFDNIDFLNSSDIASISVLKDASASAIYGVRAANGVVLIETRSGTYNQKSEISYDGYYGVQVAQNVLKMANAEQYTTMALESGSSADAGYILSAMQRYGRSRINPNVPDVNTDWYKEILRVAPIQNHSLNVTGGDQKASYSVGANYFAQKGILDMKNQYERFNLRSKIDYKATDRFTIGGNMIFSNATKFDEESDAWSLAYWAVPILPVYDELNVNATPVKFASAQDLGYRSGQNPMPTLRFSENRIKTKKMLANFYVNLDLIPKHLTFKSTYNHSFTSQDERYVDLPYYISLGFQRVDATLVKNSLTYSNQIWDNILTYTNKFGEHNLTAMAGSSFRDEAYNKLSAKGLNFPIDQEQAWYISQSETKPVDGVSDEGTRQYGMSYFGRVSYNFSDKYLLYGTIRADGSSKYQQKWGYFPTVGAGWVLSQEDFLKDNKTIDYLKLRVGWGRLGNDKIQASDGATTTSVVTTAINNVLVSGTTTANTFSSLKWELTEETNVGITSKLLKNRLSVDADYYVRDTKNAAISVTIPAIGGTVIKNVGVIRNSGLELALGWNDKLVNGIGYNIGANIATLKNEVRDLYGQPYIDGGSAEFRQRSIVGEPLLAFYGREVIGVYQNNAEIQADPIAVANGLVPGDFKYKDQNKDGKIDDDDRVILGSYFPSFTYGFNLGVSYKNIELSANMMGQSGNKILNRKRGEVIWTNDQNMDADLAINRWHGEGTSNKYPSSSGLRRGWNQKMSNYFVEDGSFFRIQNIQLAYTLKNKKVMGTPIPETRIALTADRPLTVFKYNGFNPEVADGIDRQTYPIPAVYTIGLNVKF
- a CDS encoding RagB/SusD family nutrient uptake outer membrane protein, which gives rise to MKSINYIKIAVVVLLLTTSTACNHLLNEPAENKAFTEETDYSNTGNMILPLIGSYAEFYVRGWEEFPLISVRGDDVNAGGLGDQQDFAETDKYNYNKDYWMYNSVWENEYKDIFTFNSAIEQINQYKAKATGTADKALADQYIAEAKTLRAFLLFQLSRVWGAVFTPQTSDPSELLVSTPPGKDQVMQFISDQMDEAIPLLPDMRPNQRTDIKGGVTKYTALAIKALANLELKKYQTVADATSQIISSGKFSLESDFYELFKLKGKLNNENLLELQYSDFGKSSGDVKSYLFAFFGPQGWTPKVTGASDGWGFYEPSLKYIKFMIDRNETVRLETSVLFTNRGIAELQKDAKYATLPSWISNTTRSGDRINDYARAMFASGKHYLPSVDLTPGRTDYGTNKNFTCIRYAEILLMHAEALTQGASSSAMTAVQAVNAVRTRAGMPALSTVTNAQVMDEKYAELAMEWGTRYYDMVRLGKYAELSYDGRTFAESKIFLPYPQNQVDLLPVLKK
- a CDS encoding LamG domain-containing protein gives rise to the protein MKLFRYITISALFSLLIASCNEGIDPITPVAPGADENAPVVTLKYPTEGTKIQVPELITSINIQFEVTDDIELDSISVIMDGTKLIGYRGFKDYRRAVKEYLYDHLTNGVHVLTIKATDLTGKVTNKTINFEKKPPYTPVFAGEIFYMPFDGDYMERVSFQTATKVGNPGFAGVAFKGLNAYAGATDSYLTFPAVGLKNAEFSAAFWYKPNSSPDRAGIISISPPGEVRTSGLRFFREGSATSQRFKLNVGTGTGETWNDGGTITLPTNDWVHLAFTVSSTQCVVYINGAVATSVPSSAISWANCDMMSIASGAPNFSYWDHKSDNSYYDELRIFNKALSQAEIQNIITYDSPYVPKYTGETFYMPFDGNYKELISSKNATMVGSPGLADGRTGQAYAGATGAYLTYPTTGLTGSEFSAAFWYKLNATPDRAGILVIGPPDATAPTAMNNRNAGFRFFRENASGKQRFKLNVGSGSADSWFDGGSAADVDTATTTGWIHLAFTISATKCAVYINGQVVSQGSFTGVDWTGCDILSIMSGAPRFTGWDHLSDNSLMDDLRLFNRALTQTEINNMYNGQ
- a CDS encoding glucoamylase family protein, which produces MRNLIYITLGVLAVIGWSCSKNGTSEPARLYVDSLFINNARISDNSVVAGVALTPVVIRIVFSSAIELSEMNTGYVSFSGTLGNNYTYRRGIDNKTLILTTESRPQALTAYDFSILKGDYLGGSVASSFQAKLVAGIDSTPKYETITDDALLSLVQRQTYKYFYNYAHPVSGLARERLGSGDIVTTGGSGFGLMATLVAIERGFISRGQGFGLLNQIVTFLNEKADKFHGAFPHWLNGTTGKVQPFSTKDNGADLIETSFLMQGLLTVREYFKNGSQTEKNMCDTIQKLWHNVEWTWFQQNGQNRLYWHWSPDYGWAMNMPITGWNEGLIAYVLAASSPTFPIAKAVYDNGWAQNGNIRNGRIFYNTLLPLGENRGGPLFFAHYSFLGLDPRNLSDTYAGYWIQNVAHSRINHFYCVDNPLGYWGYSSGCWGLTASDVPDGYNASSPNNDVGVIAPTAALSSFPYTPAESMRALHFFYYTLGDRLWGEYGFKDAFCLSQPWFADSYLAIDQGPVVVMIENYRSALLWNLFMQNSDIRTGLTRLGFSY
- a CDS encoding glucoamylase family protein — protein: MKKFYFYLLLGLVIPLVVVCGQVRFAIPGKLQARGYQSHVELMIDNPHAFIYEIYVSADDGKHFRKHGETSGKEYLCFLKNKEQNSKLLFRIMPKGMSVSNPDAEKFQVEATTRRMNDSELLDMVQRYTTRYFMELSHPDCGMARERSNDPHGDIVTTGGTGFGIMALIAAAERNYYPREKVFLKIQQIVTFLERAERFHGAWAHWYNGNTAAPFSFSRYDDGGDLVETAFLMQGLLTARQYFKAGNDEEQDLSYRINKLWKSVEWNWYTRDTDSLYWHWSKNWGWKMNHRIKGFDETLITYILAASSPTYPIRPDVYHACYTKSDYFLNGKTYYGIRLPLGMELGGPLFFTHYSFLGLNPKGLKDKYADYWERNRAHVLIHRAYALDNPKKWKEYGANCWGFTSSDDPLVGYTSHHPGTNDENGTISPTAALSSLPYTPELVLPVYRYFYEQLGDRIFGPYGFYDAFNLSLVDGQQVVHSYLAIDQGPTAVMIENYRSELLWKLFMQNDEIKKGLSSLGFYYKN